The Methylobacterium sp. PvR107 genome contains a region encoding:
- a CDS encoding thiamine phosphate synthase, which yields MSNNARLALLGPHGLDAADLDGFVAALKAACEAGDVAAIILRLAAADERALVGRVKQVAAVAQEHGAALVVACPGFVGDLAAVAIRGGADGIHVDKPRDLKDLRGRLKEGRILGAGGLESKHAAMEAGEAGIDYLMVGGLYPDGIAPDPEGVLARTSWWAEIFETPCIAVAAAAEEIAPLAATGAEFVGLESGIWLQDAGAVERTRRTLQDPGAR from the coding sequence ATGAGCAACAATGCGCGTCTCGCCCTGCTCGGGCCCCACGGCCTCGACGCGGCCGACCTCGACGGTTTCGTTGCGGCATTGAAGGCCGCATGCGAAGCCGGCGACGTGGCCGCAATCATCCTGCGCCTTGCCGCTGCCGACGAGCGCGCTTTGGTTGGACGGGTGAAGCAGGTGGCGGCGGTGGCCCAGGAGCACGGCGCCGCGCTGGTCGTGGCCTGCCCGGGCTTTGTCGGCGATCTGGCCGCGGTGGCGATCCGCGGCGGTGCCGACGGCATCCATGTCGACAAGCCGCGCGACCTCAAGGACCTGCGCGGCCGGTTGAAGGAGGGGCGCATCCTCGGCGCAGGCGGGCTCGAGTCGAAGCACGCGGCCATGGAGGCCGGCGAGGCGGGCATCGATTACTTGATGGTCGGCGGGCTCTATCCGGACGGCATCGCTCCCGATCCAGAGGGCGTGCTGGCGCGCACCTCGTGGTGGGCGGAGATTTTCGAGACCCCGTGCATCGCCGTCGCTGCGGCAGCGGAAGAGATCGCGCCGCTGGCGGCGACCGGGGCTGAATTCGTCGGCCTAGAGAGCGGGATCTGGCTCCAGGACGCTGGCGCGGTCGAGCGCACCCGGCGGACGCTTCAGGACCCGGGCGCGCGATGA
- a CDS encoding response regulator, which produces MIATPTFPDLSALVVDESLYIRRIVRDMLMRVGIKRVLEAPDGAEALGVLAESKPDISIIDWDLSILSGEEFIRLARTPTTSPCPTIPIILMLAQPRRNVVDRAVALGVNEIIAKPFSPKTLWSRLDEVINRPRPYSQVKSLLRPIPRRASAMKAVA; this is translated from the coding sequence ATGATCGCGACCCCGACCTTCCCCGATCTTTCGGCCCTCGTAGTCGACGAGAGCCTCTACATCCGCCGAATCGTGCGCGATATGCTGATGCGCGTCGGCATCAAGCGCGTCCTCGAAGCGCCGGACGGCGCCGAGGCGCTCGGCGTCCTGGCGGAAAGCAAGCCGGATATCAGCATCATCGACTGGGATCTGTCGATCCTCTCGGGCGAGGAGTTCATCCGCCTCGCGCGCACGCCGACGACCTCGCCCTGCCCCACGATCCCGATCATCCTGATGCTTGCCCAGCCCCGCCGGAACGTGGTCGACCGGGCCGTGGCGCTCGGCGTCAACGAGATCATCGCAAAGCCGTTCTCGCCCAAGACCCTGTGGTCGCGCCTGGACGAGGTGATCAATCGCCCGCGCCCCTATTCGCAGGTGAAAAGCCTCCTCCGCCCGATCCCGCGGCGGGCCAGCGCGATGAAGGCCGTCGCCTGA
- a CDS encoding tetratricopeptide repeat protein, with protein sequence MKRLSNPILALVALTIVEGPSWGAAGPADPSKGVPPAAVSPGAEPGKKQMPELPSPYTPNYTRGAVPPANGQPPDLAYGAYQRGQYVTAFREATKRIEANPKDAAAMTLLGELYNQGLGVKQNPVKAAEWYRLAAAQNDASAMSSLGLMALDGRGMPKDAKAGRRWLEQATSQGSPTAAYNLGLILIGTGATADEAAAAAQFRKAADAEIGPAQHDLGVLYLQGRGVPKDPAMAAQLFRRGADNGDLASEVEYAILLFNGNGVTKDERSAARYFLHAASRGNAIAQNRVARLYAVGRGVSKNVVEAAAWNLAAAGQGLSDAWLDQTLSGLSADERTRAERLANERIEQR encoded by the coding sequence ATGAAGCGCCTGTCGAACCCGATCCTGGCTCTGGTCGCGCTCACAATTGTCGAAGGGCCGTCCTGGGGGGCCGCCGGTCCGGCCGACCCGTCCAAGGGCGTTCCGCCGGCGGCCGTATCGCCCGGAGCCGAGCCCGGCAAGAAGCAGATGCCGGAGCTGCCGAGTCCCTACACCCCGAACTATACGAGGGGTGCCGTGCCCCCGGCCAATGGCCAGCCCCCGGATCTCGCCTACGGGGCGTACCAGCGCGGCCAATACGTCACGGCTTTCCGGGAGGCGACCAAGCGCATCGAGGCCAATCCCAAGGATGCGGCGGCGATGACCCTGCTCGGGGAGCTCTACAATCAGGGTCTCGGCGTCAAGCAGAACCCGGTCAAGGCCGCCGAGTGGTACCGGCTTGCGGCGGCTCAGAACGACGCCTCCGCCATGTCGTCCCTGGGCCTCATGGCCCTCGACGGGCGCGGTATGCCGAAGGATGCCAAGGCTGGCCGCCGCTGGCTGGAGCAGGCCACCTCTCAGGGCTCGCCTACAGCCGCCTACAATCTCGGACTGATCCTGATTGGCACCGGCGCGACCGCCGACGAGGCCGCGGCCGCGGCGCAGTTCCGGAAGGCTGCGGATGCGGAAATCGGCCCGGCCCAGCACGATCTCGGCGTGCTCTACCTCCAGGGTCGCGGCGTGCCCAAGGATCCCGCAATGGCGGCACAACTCTTCCGCCGCGGCGCCGATAACGGCGATCTCGCCAGCGAGGTCGAGTATGCGATCCTTCTGTTCAATGGCAACGGCGTGACCAAGGACGAGCGCTCCGCAGCCCGCTACTTTCTGCACGCGGCGTCACGTGGGAACGCAATCGCGCAGAACCGGGTCGCGCGGCTCTACGCGGTCGGCCGCGGCGTTTCTAAGAACGTCGTCGAAGCTGCGGCCTGGAATCTCGCCGCCGCCGGTCAGGGTCTGTCCGACGCGTGGCTCGACCAGACCCTGTCGGGCCTCTCCGCCGACGAGCGGACCCGCGCCGAGCGCTTGGCGAACGAACGGATCGAGCAGCGCTGA
- a CDS encoding phosphoglycerate kinase, which translates to MSAFRTLDDTGSLTGKRVLMRVDLNVPMENGRVTDATRIARVAPTIREVAEQGARVILLAHFGRPKGKREPKDSLEPVVPALAAALGRNVAFATDCVGEAAAQAVAALQDGDVLLLENTRYHPGEEKNDSAFADALAANGDVYVNEAFSAAHRAHASTEGLAHRLPAYAGREMQAELEALTKGLESPERPVIALVGGAKVSSKIDLLENLVAKVDMLVIGGGMANTFLHAQGKSVGKSLCEKDLAETATRILAAAEKAGCRIILPVDAVAATEFKAQAPHDTVSVDAVPESSMILDAGPRSVAEIDAAIDGAKTLVWNGPLGAFELAPFDAATVAAARHAAARTKAGQLVSVAGGGDTVAALNHAGVAQDFTYVSTAGGAFLEWLEGKALPGVEALRAKD; encoded by the coding sequence ATGAGCGCCTTCCGTACCCTCGACGACACCGGCTCCCTGACGGGCAAGCGGGTTCTCATGCGCGTCGACCTGAACGTGCCGATGGAGAACGGCCGCGTCACCGACGCGACCCGCATCGCGCGTGTCGCGCCGACGATCCGCGAGGTCGCCGAGCAGGGCGCGAGGGTGATCCTGCTGGCGCATTTCGGGCGGCCGAAGGGCAAGCGCGAGCCGAAGGATTCCCTGGAGCCGGTGGTGCCGGCGCTCGCGGCGGCCCTGGGGCGCAACGTCGCCTTCGCGACGGATTGCGTCGGCGAGGCGGCCGCGCAGGCGGTGGCGGCCCTCCAGGACGGCGATGTCCTGCTCCTCGAGAACACCCGCTACCATCCGGGCGAGGAGAAGAACGACTCGGCCTTCGCGGACGCGCTGGCGGCGAACGGTGACGTCTACGTCAACGAGGCTTTCTCAGCGGCCCACCGGGCCCACGCCTCCACCGAGGGCCTGGCGCACCGGCTGCCGGCCTATGCAGGCCGCGAGATGCAGGCCGAGCTCGAGGCCCTGACCAAGGGCCTGGAATCACCCGAGCGCCCGGTGATCGCGCTGGTCGGCGGCGCCAAGGTGTCCTCCAAGATCGATCTTCTGGAGAACCTCGTCGCCAAGGTCGACATGCTGGTGATCGGCGGCGGCATGGCCAACACCTTCCTGCACGCGCAGGGCAAGTCCGTCGGCAAGTCCCTGTGCGAGAAGGATCTCGCCGAGACCGCGACCCGGATCCTGGCGGCGGCCGAGAAGGCGGGCTGCCGGATCATCCTGCCGGTGGACGCGGTGGCCGCGACGGAGTTCAAGGCGCAGGCCCCTCACGACACCGTGTCGGTGGACGCCGTGCCGGAATCCAGCATGATCCTCGATGCCGGCCCGCGCTCGGTCGCCGAGATCGATGCCGCCATCGACGGGGCCAAGACCCTGGTCTGGAACGGCCCGCTTGGCGCGTTCGAGCTCGCGCCGTTCGACGCCGCCACGGTGGCCGCCGCCAGGCACGCGGCCGCGCGGACGAAGGCCGGCCAGCTGGTCTCGGTGGCGGGCGGTGGCGACACCGTGGCCGCCCTGAACCATGCGGGCGTGGCGCAGGATTTCACCTATGTGTCGACCGCGGGCGGCGCGTTCCTCGAATGGCTGGAAGGCAAGGCCCTGCCGGGCGTCGAGGCACTGCGGGCGAAGGACTGA
- the fba gene encoding class II fructose-bisphosphate aldolase (catalyzes the reversible aldol condensation of dihydroxyacetonephosphate and glyceraldehyde 3-phosphate in the Calvin cycle, glycolysis, and/or gluconeogenesis) yields MARITLRQLLDHAAEYEYGVPAFNLNNMEQGLAIMAAADATDSPVILQASRGARAYANDVVLAKLIDGLVEIYPHIPVCMHLDHGNNEATCATAIQYGFTSVMMDGSLKADGKTPADYNYNVEITRNVTKMAHWAGVSVEGELGVLGSLESGQGEAEDGHGAEGTLSHDQLLTDPDEAVKFVEATKVDALAVAMGTSHGAYKFTRQPDGEVLAMNVIEEIHRRLPTTHLVMHGSSSVPQDLQDIINQYGGQMKPTWGVPVEEIQRGIKHGVRKINIDTDNRMAMTGQIRKILTENPSEFDPRKYLKPAMEAMTKLCKQRFEEFDTAGKGSKIRPISVAEMAKRYASGALDPKIGAR; encoded by the coding sequence ATGGCACGCATCACCCTCCGGCAGCTCCTCGATCACGCCGCTGAGTACGAGTACGGGGTGCCCGCCTTCAACCTGAACAACATGGAGCAGGGGCTGGCCATCATGGCGGCGGCCGACGCCACGGACTCGCCCGTCATCCTGCAGGCGAGCCGCGGTGCCCGCGCCTACGCCAACGACGTCGTGCTGGCCAAGCTGATCGACGGGCTCGTCGAGATCTACCCGCACATCCCGGTCTGCATGCATCTCGACCACGGCAACAACGAAGCGACCTGCGCCACCGCCATCCAGTACGGCTTCACCTCGGTGATGATGGACGGCTCGCTGAAGGCCGACGGCAAGACCCCGGCCGATTACAACTACAACGTCGAGATCACCCGCAACGTCACCAAGATGGCGCATTGGGCCGGCGTCTCCGTCGAGGGCGAGCTGGGCGTGCTGGGTTCCCTGGAGAGTGGCCAGGGCGAGGCCGAGGATGGACACGGCGCTGAGGGCACCCTCAGCCACGACCAGCTCCTGACCGATCCGGACGAGGCGGTGAAGTTCGTCGAGGCCACCAAGGTCGATGCTCTGGCCGTAGCCATGGGCACCAGCCACGGCGCCTACAAGTTCACCCGCCAGCCAGACGGCGAGGTTCTGGCGATGAACGTGATCGAGGAGATCCACCGCCGCCTGCCGACGACCCACCTCGTCATGCACGGCTCCTCGTCGGTGCCGCAGGACCTGCAGGACATCATCAACCAGTATGGCGGCCAGATGAAGCCGACCTGGGGCGTCCCGGTCGAGGAGATTCAGCGCGGCATCAAGCACGGCGTGCGCAAGATCAACATCGACACCGACAACCGAATGGCGATGACCGGCCAGATCCGGAAGATCCTGACCGAGAACCCGTCCGAATTCGATCCGCGCAAGTACCTGAAGCCCGCCATGGAGGCGATGACGAAGCTCTGCAAGCAGCGCTTTGAGGAGTTCGACACTGCGGGCAAGGGCTCGAAGATCCGGCCGATCTCGGTCGCCGAGATGGCAAAGCGCTACGCCAGCGGGGCGCTCGATCCGAAGATCGGCGCCCGGTAA
- a CDS encoding carboxymuconolactone decarboxylase family protein: protein MATVTLWSDSDAEAEPRVRAVFADIRATRGSDFINNFWRGLANDAALLERTWTNLKAVMGPGALDPLTKELVYIAVSIANGCPYCIHSHTAAARAKGLTAEQHGEFLAVVSMANQTNALVNGMQIPVDPAFRVEEGP, encoded by the coding sequence ATGGCAACTGTCACCCTCTGGAGCGATTCCGACGCTGAAGCGGAGCCGCGGGTGCGGGCGGTGTTTGCGGACATCCGGGCGACCCGGGGGTCCGATTTCATCAACAATTTCTGGCGCGGGCTCGCCAACGATGCCGCCCTCCTGGAGCGGACCTGGACCAATCTCAAGGCCGTCATGGGGCCGGGCGCGCTCGATCCCCTGACGAAGGAACTGGTCTACATCGCGGTCTCGATTGCCAATGGCTGCCCGTACTGCATCCATTCGCACACGGCTGCGGCGCGCGCGAAGGGCTTGACGGCGGAGCAGCACGGCGAGTTCCTGGCGGTGGTCAGCATGGCGAACCAGACCAACGCTCTGGTCAACGGCATGCAGATACCCGTCGATCCCGCCTTCAGGGTGGAGGAAGGTCCATGA
- a CDS encoding cold-shock protein, which translates to MGRGRDFRGPQKRGFDEGGEPRWPDQAPPSGGYGGGGFGGGGGGGFGGGGFDRGPARGAAPVASGPERDATVKWFNKEKGFGFVELGDGSGDAFLHIRAVEAAGHDDLQPGTRLTVTTAQGQKGPQVTSVTSVDTSTAEAPAPRREFRPRTGGFGGGAGGGYGGGGGGYGGGGGGGYGGGGGGGYGAGGGGGRSAGGPSVEMSGTVKWYDPAKGFGFVSVNDGGKDVFVHRSALSRAGLDSLAEGQQVTLGVVEGQKGREAQSINVED; encoded by the coding sequence ATGGGACGTGGTCGTGATTTCAGGGGGCCGCAGAAGCGCGGCTTCGACGAGGGTGGCGAGCCGAGATGGCCTGACCAGGCTCCCCCCAGCGGCGGATACGGCGGCGGCGGCTTCGGTGGCGGCGGCGGCGGCGGTTTCGGTGGGGGCGGTTTCGACCGCGGCCCGGCGCGTGGTGCGGCGCCGGTGGCTTCTGGGCCGGAGCGCGATGCCACGGTCAAGTGGTTCAACAAGGAGAAGGGCTTCGGTTTCGTCGAACTCGGCGACGGTTCGGGCGATGCCTTCCTCCACATCCGCGCCGTCGAGGCGGCCGGCCACGATGACCTGCAGCCGGGTACCCGGCTGACGGTGACGACGGCTCAGGGCCAGAAGGGTCCTCAGGTCACCAGCGTAACCAGCGTCGATACCTCGACGGCTGAGGCGCCCGCGCCACGTCGCGAATTCCGTCCGCGCACCGGCGGCTTCGGCGGTGGTGCTGGGGGCGGCTACGGCGGCGGCGGCGGTGGCTACGGCGGCGGTGGCGGCGGCGGTTACGGCGGTGGCGGCGGCGGTGGTTACGGCGCTGGCGGCGGCGGTGGCCGTTCTGCCGGCGGTCCTTCCGTCGAGATGAGCGGCACCGTGAAGTGGTACGATCCCGCCAAGGGCTTCGGCTTCGTCTCGGTCAACGACGGCGGCAAGGACGTTTTCGTCCATCGTTCCGCTCTGTCGCGTGCTGGTCTCGACTCGCTCGCCGAGGGGCAGCAGGTCACGCTGGGCGTGGTCGAAGGCCAGAAGGGTCGTGAAGCGCAGAGCATCAACGTCGAGGATTGA
- a CDS encoding DUF779 domain-containing protein — MSLDATVEATTAGQVGADGTPLRVTATPKALELVDELRAEYGPVMFHQSGGCCDGSSPMCYPVGDFIVGDGDVHLGSVGGAAFYISRSQFEVWKHTHLILDVVPGRGGMFSLENGREKRFHIRSRLFSEAENRALEGACKL, encoded by the coding sequence ATGAGCTTGGACGCGACGGTTGAAGCTACCACCGCCGGTCAGGTCGGTGCCGACGGCACGCCGCTGCGGGTCACCGCCACGCCGAAGGCCCTGGAACTCGTCGACGAATTGCGGGCCGAGTACGGCCCGGTGATGTTTCACCAATCCGGGGGGTGCTGCGACGGCTCCTCACCCATGTGCTACCCGGTCGGCGACTTCATCGTCGGCGACGGCGACGTCCATCTCGGCAGCGTCGGTGGCGCGGCGTTCTACATCAGCCGGTCACAGTTCGAGGTCTGGAAGCACACGCACCTGATCCTCGACGTCGTCCCCGGTCGCGGGGGCATGTTCTCGCTCGAGAATGGCCGCGAGAAGCGCTTCCACATTCGCTCGCGCCTGTTCTCCGAGGCCGAGAATCGCGCCCTCGAAGGTGCCTGCAAGCTCTGA
- a CDS encoding PepSY domain-containing protein: protein MAWLHTWSGLVVGWVLFAIFVTGTASYYRTDISHWMRPELTDTAPDPVEAATRAGTFLRKTMADAAGWSVRLPTGENPAVEVYWWPSAAGPYHHALLDPVTGELSRARDTRGGDFLYRFHFELNLPPIWGRWIVSACAMVLLIALISGIVTHRRIFVDFFTFRRDRSAQRGWLDAHNVTGVLALPFHLMIVYTGLVTLASMLMPWGVRTIYGEDALRYYAEAGLMTPGRAPQGRPGVLLPLGEIVSRAAAARGEIPEVLVMSMPGDAGATATAYFEEPHGLAHLHPQIAYAGDTGAEIGRVGEAGAATRTGAVMAGLHEAHFAAAPLRLLFFLCGMMGAATVASGLVLWTVARAPKGSDPEGFGLRLVRVLNLGTVGGLPVGLAAYFLANRLLPIGLVARADWEVRSFFAAWVLAALIAALVQRARAWTIVLGLAACAFLAIPIVDAVTVGEARFLGFDLSMTALGLLLLLAARLAARRRASRPRMAEAALHRTAQA, encoded by the coding sequence ATGGCCTGGCTGCACACGTGGTCCGGCCTCGTGGTCGGCTGGGTGCTGTTCGCGATCTTCGTGACCGGGACGGCCAGCTACTATCGCACCGATATCTCGCACTGGATGCGGCCGGAATTGACCGACACGGCGCCGGACCCGGTTGAGGCGGCCACGCGTGCCGGGACATTCCTGCGGAAGACGATGGCGGACGCTGCGGGCTGGTCCGTGCGCCTGCCGACCGGTGAGAACCCGGCCGTCGAAGTCTATTGGTGGCCAAGCGCGGCCGGCCCCTATCACCACGCGCTTCTCGATCCTGTCACCGGCGAGCTGTCGCGGGCTCGCGACACCCGGGGCGGCGACTTTCTCTACCGCTTCCATTTCGAATTGAACCTGCCGCCGATCTGGGGGCGCTGGATCGTCTCGGCCTGCGCGATGGTCCTGCTGATCGCGCTGATCTCGGGAATCGTCACGCACCGGCGCATCTTCGTCGATTTCTTCACCTTCCGCCGCGACCGCTCGGCGCAGCGAGGCTGGCTCGACGCTCACAACGTGACGGGCGTGCTGGCGCTGCCGTTTCACCTGATGATCGTCTACACGGGGCTGGTCACCCTGGCGTCGATGCTGATGCCCTGGGGCGTCCGGACCATCTATGGCGAGGACGCGCTCCGGTACTACGCCGAGGCCGGTCTGATGACTCCGGGCCGGGCGCCCCAGGGGCGGCCGGGTGTCCTGCTGCCGCTCGGGGAGATCGTATCGCGGGCGGCCGCGGCTCGCGGCGAGATACCGGAAGTGCTCGTGATGTCGATGCCGGGCGACGCCGGCGCAACCGCCACCGCGTATTTCGAGGAGCCGCACGGCCTCGCGCACCTGCATCCGCAGATCGCCTATGCGGGTGATACCGGCGCCGAGATCGGGCGTGTCGGCGAGGCTGGGGCTGCCACCCGGACGGGCGCGGTCATGGCCGGCCTCCACGAAGCACATTTCGCCGCCGCGCCCTTACGTCTCCTGTTCTTCCTCTGCGGAATGATGGGTGCGGCGACGGTCGCCAGCGGCCTCGTGCTCTGGACCGTGGCGCGGGCGCCGAAGGGGAGCGATCCCGAAGGGTTCGGTCTGCGCCTCGTGCGCGTGCTCAATCTGGGCACCGTCGGGGGCCTGCCGGTTGGACTCGCGGCCTACTTTCTGGCCAACCGGCTCCTGCCGATCGGCCTGGTGGCCCGGGCGGACTGGGAAGTTCGGAGCTTCTTCGCGGCCTGGGTGCTCGCCGCCCTCATCGCCGCCTTGGTTCAGCGCGCGCGGGCCTGGACCATCGTCCTCGGTCTGGCCGCCTGCGCGTTCCTTGCGATCCCGATCGTCGACGCCGTGACGGTGGGCGAGGCGCGTTTTCTCGGTTTCGATCTGTCCATGACGGCCCTGGGGCTCCTCCTGCTGCTGGCAGCGCGATTGGCAGCGCGGCGCCGCGCATCGCGCCCGCGCATGGCCGAGGCGGCCCTGCACAGGACGGCGCAGGCATGA
- a CDS encoding DUF3325 domain-containing protein yields the protein MMMAAHAVTLLLAFSAFAALALSLDRHHRAALRTPVPRRRVGGLRAAGWSGLALAFAAAVGSSGWAFGPVQWVGSLTASALAVVALIAYRPGWLRMAALAALPLAAALLPLALPS from the coding sequence ATGATGATGGCCGCACACGCGGTGACATTGCTCCTCGCCTTCTCGGCGTTCGCGGCCCTCGCGCTGAGCCTGGACCGGCACCACCGTGCCGCATTACGAACACCGGTTCCCAGGCGCCGGGTCGGCGGCCTGCGCGCTGCCGGCTGGTCGGGCCTCGCACTGGCCTTCGCGGCCGCCGTCGGGTCGTCCGGCTGGGCGTTCGGTCCAGTCCAGTGGGTCGGGTCGCTGACCGCTTCGGCTCTCGCGGTGGTGGCGCTGATTGCCTACCGGCCCGGCTGGTTGCGGATGGCGGCCCTCGCCGCGCTGCCGCTCGCGGCCGCCCTGCTGCCTCTGGCGCTCCCGTCATGA
- a CDS encoding cupin domain-containing protein: MSTGSDTQKPGFLVVRESAAFRGKQGHLYRPAISAEAVDSKALHMQLLEIPPGERAHAHKHEAHETAIYVLSGVSGCFWGERLEHHAIAGSGEFVYIAANVPHLPYNRSRTEPVTAVIARTDPNEQESVVLLPDLEAGVDWSKAEA; encoded by the coding sequence ATGAGCACCGGGTCCGACACGCAGAAGCCAGGCTTCTTGGTTGTGCGCGAGAGCGCAGCATTTCGCGGCAAGCAGGGACACCTCTATCGTCCGGCCATCTCGGCCGAGGCGGTCGATTCCAAGGCCCTGCACATGCAGCTCCTCGAGATCCCGCCCGGCGAGCGCGCCCACGCGCACAAGCACGAAGCGCATGAGACGGCGATCTACGTCCTCTCGGGCGTGTCGGGCTGCTTCTGGGGCGAGCGTCTGGAGCACCACGCGATCGCGGGGTCCGGCGAGTTCGTCTACATCGCCGCCAACGTCCCGCACCTGCCCTACAATCGCAGCCGGACGGAGCCGGTGACGGCGGTGATCGCCCGCACCGACCCGAACGAGCAGGAGAGCGTGGTCCTGTTGCCGGACCTGGAGGCCGGCGTCGACTGGTCGAAGGCCGAAGCCTAG
- the adh gene encoding aldehyde dehydrogenase — MNKPEFLGDAKIKSPFSARYENFIGGQWVAPAAGRYFENTSPITGKVVCEVARSDAQDVEKALDAAHAAKEAWGRTAPAERARILLKMADRMEENLDLIALAETWDNGKPIRETMNADIPLAIDHFRYFAGCVRAQEGSISEIDHDTVAYHFHEPLGVVGQIIPWNFPILMAVWKLAPALAAGNCVVLKPAEQTPASVLVLMEIIGDLLPPGVLNIVNGFGLEAGKPLASSPRIAKIAFTGETTTGRLIMQYASQNLIPVTLELGGKSPNIFFADVANEDDDFFDKALEGFTMFALNQGEVCTCPSRALVHESIYDRFMERAVKRVEAITQGSPLDPATMIGAQASGEQMEKILSYIDIGRQEGAQLLTGGERNVKDGEFAEGFYVKPTVFRGHNKMRIFQEEIFGPVLSVTTFKDDAEALSIANDTLYGLGAGVWTRDGTRAYRFGRAIQAGRVWTNCYHAYPAHAAFGGYKQSGIGRETHKMMLDHYQQTKNMLVSYSAKKLGFF, encoded by the coding sequence ATGAACAAGCCGGAATTCCTCGGCGACGCCAAGATCAAGTCGCCCTTCTCGGCCCGCTACGAGAATTTCATCGGTGGCCAGTGGGTCGCCCCCGCGGCCGGCCGCTATTTCGAGAACACCTCGCCGATCACCGGCAAGGTGGTGTGCGAGGTCGCCCGCTCCGACGCACAGGACGTCGAGAAGGCACTCGACGCCGCGCACGCGGCCAAGGAGGCCTGGGGCCGCACGGCACCGGCGGAGCGCGCCCGCATCCTCCTCAAGATGGCCGACAGGATGGAGGAAAACCTCGATCTGATCGCCCTCGCCGAGACCTGGGACAACGGCAAGCCGATCCGCGAGACGATGAACGCCGACATCCCCTTGGCGATCGACCATTTCCGCTACTTCGCCGGCTGCGTGCGGGCGCAGGAGGGCTCGATCTCCGAGATCGACCACGACACGGTCGCCTACCACTTCCACGAGCCGCTCGGCGTCGTCGGGCAGATCATCCCGTGGAACTTCCCGATCCTGATGGCGGTGTGGAAGCTCGCCCCGGCGCTCGCCGCCGGCAATTGCGTGGTTTTGAAGCCCGCCGAGCAGACCCCGGCCTCCGTGCTGGTGCTGATGGAGATCATCGGTGACCTGCTGCCGCCGGGCGTGCTCAACATCGTCAACGGCTTCGGCCTCGAGGCCGGCAAGCCGCTCGCCTCGTCGCCGCGGATCGCCAAGATCGCCTTCACGGGTGAGACGACCACTGGCCGCCTCATCATGCAGTACGCGTCGCAGAACCTGATCCCAGTGACGCTGGAGCTCGGCGGCAAGTCGCCGAACATTTTCTTCGCCGACGTCGCCAACGAGGACGACGATTTCTTCGACAAGGCGCTCGAGGGCTTCACGATGTTCGCCCTGAATCAGGGCGAGGTCTGCACCTGCCCGAGCCGGGCGCTCGTGCACGAATCGATCTACGACCGCTTCATGGAGCGGGCGGTGAAGCGCGTCGAGGCCATCACCCAGGGCTCGCCGCTGGATCCGGCCACGATGATCGGCGCCCAGGCCTCGGGCGAGCAGATGGAGAAGATCCTCTCCTACATCGACATCGGCCGGCAGGAGGGCGCGCAGCTGCTCACCGGCGGCGAGCGCAACGTCAAGGACGGTGAGTTCGCCGAAGGCTTCTACGTGAAGCCGACCGTCTTCCGCGGCCACAACAAGATGCGCATCTTCCAGGAGGAGATTTTTGGGCCGGTCCTGTCGGTCACGACCTTCAAGGACGATGCCGAGGCACTGTCCATCGCCAACGACACGCTCTACGGCCTCGGCGCCGGCGTCTGGACCCGCGACGGGACTCGCGCCTACCGCTTCGGCCGGGCGATCCAGGCCGGCCGCGTCTGGACGAACTGCTACCACGCCTACCCGGCCCACGCGGCCTTCGGCGGCTACAAGCAGTCCGGCATCGGCCGCGAGACCCACAAGATGATGCTTGATCACTACCAGCAGACCAAGAACATGCTGGTTAGCTACTCGGCCAAGAAGCTCGGCTTCTTCTGA
- a CDS encoding iron transporter gives MSARATPKLADWMTVGGRVLLAALGGYVVAALATAFLALSLPGPKAEAVSAATLASFAIMAAAIIWVFAARTLARAALVLGVAVSALIFALWLAGAFSAGVAA, from the coding sequence ATGAGCGCCCGCGCGACGCCGAAGCTCGCCGACTGGATGACGGTCGGAGGCCGTGTGCTCCTGGCGGCTTTGGGCGGCTATGTCGTCGCTGCGCTCGCGACCGCGTTCCTCGCCCTCAGCCTGCCCGGCCCGAAGGCCGAAGCGGTCTCCGCCGCGACGCTCGCGAGCTTCGCGATCATGGCTGCGGCGATCATCTGGGTCTTTGCGGCACGGACTCTTGCCCGGGCGGCGCTGGTTCTGGGCGTCGCCGTATCGGCGCTGATTTTTGCGCTCTGGCTGGCGGGAGCCTTTTCGGCCGGAGTGGCCGCGTGA